Part of the Methylomonas sp. AM2-LC genome, CGGATACCGTTTGGCTCAAACGTTTTGCAGCTCACCCCAGCCAGCATTTGTCACTTGCACCCATGCAAGCACTTCCATCACCGGAACGGCTTGATCAGTTATTGTTTACAGATTTGCCTAGTCTGACAGAACATCGGCATTGGCTGGATGGCGTTATCAATGCCTGGGCAAAATCACTGACAGAAGCTGATTTAAGCCATGTTTTACACTACGCTAACATGAAAGGCATCGCTGCCAACAAAAACTTTTTCAGTTTGGTGATGCACTTTTTCAACCATCAAACCCATCATCGTGGCCAGGCGACTACCTTGCTGTCTCAACAGGGTATTGATGTGGGTGTTACCGATCTGCTTGAGCTTATTCCTAATCAAGCTGCTGAGTAAAACGCTAGTTAGCGAAGCAAGACCTGTTAAAATTAATAGCAAAACAACCTATTTTGGAGTGTGCATGCCCTATGTATTAATTATTCACGAAGTGGAATCCTATCCAGCCTGGAAAGCCGTTTTCGATCAAGCCGCAGATATCAGGAAAAGCGCGGGCGAAATCAGCTACCAATTACTACGCTACGATAACGATGCGAATAACATCGTCCATTTCTCGCAATGGTCTACGCTGGACAATGCGCGGCGCTTTTTCGAGTCACCGGAATTGGTGGAAATCAGGAAAAAAGCGGGCGTAAAAGCACCGGAATTTATCTATTTACAGGCAATAGAGCAAGGCGTGCTATAAACTATAAAATCAATACGTTTTGGATAAAAGCGAATTTGTTAGGTAAACTTAATCACTTGGCTCATAATCGATTTAGCCTAAATTGTATAGTTGCGTAGAGTGGGTTATATGCGCATTAGTTAGAGCTTTAATTGTTCTCAAACGGCTACGCGCATCGTAACTTTCTTTACGTTAAAAAATTATTTAGCTGTAAGCAGTTCGCCCTCACGAATGGATTTGGATGAACTAACCCAAAATTCAAACAGAATGTTCCCATGCTTTTTGCGCTTGTGCAGATAGGGATTCCACCGTCTCGTTAGCCCATAGTTTTTTTTGCCATTCGGTATAATCAAATTTATCACGTTTAATTAACATGATAAAACGCTCGGCATCAACCATTCCGAGGGTGGAGAAAATGGATTCAAAGCCACTGTGAATTACTTCATTGTCTGTTTTCATGAGCTAACTTCCTCTTGGATAAATGAAAGCGGGTTTATAACCTTAAGCTCGGCGAGCTTTTTGCCTGCCTTTATCAATTGCTTATCCGTTGTAATAAAATAATCTGCGTTAACAGAAACAGCACAAGCACAATGCAAAGCATCTTTTGCATGCATGCCAATTGTTTGATAATTTTTTGCCCTAACAATGATTTCTGTTGATGCAGAAACTAATTGGCTTGCCTGTTGTTTCCATTTGTGTATTTCTAGCTTATGGTTAATATAAGGGTTTTGATCGTTTTCGTATTGTAAAATATAAGACCAAACCAATTGATACTTTCCGTTTAAAATATTTTCCTGAATATACAATTTAGCTTGAGTTTCCAGGAAAATATTGGCCGACGACTGATCATCGTAAGGGCGGTTGAAGCAGCAATTATCTAAATATAAAAGCATAATTAATTCATATTTAAGTCGGAAAAATACAATACTTCATTTTAAATGCAAATTTGCTGGTTAGTAAATTTGTCTAGATCATTTCATGTGTGTTCAGCATATAATGCTCATCTTACCATGTGAATAATGGATTCAAGGGTGATATTGGCTACTGGCCGGTCAGTTTTACCGCAGGAATAACCAAACGGGTTTGCAATGCATCAAGAAAGTCGTTCAGTACATCAAGCAAATAAGGATAACGGTTTTGGGTTTGTCGATTCGAATTAAGCTAAAGCGTAAATTGCACCATCAAAAATTCCGTAAACTATCACTGAAACAACCTTCGCTTTCTACCAATTGATTATATTGCATGATAGATTGCTGATTGTCTTGTTGCCACTGTTGGCGTTGCTTATGGCGTATCACTTCAGTGAGTGCCTGTTCCAAAGTGGCTGATAAGTTGATATTCAGCTCTGTAGCCTGATTCAATAAATCTGCGTTGATGCTGAAATTGGCCGCTGTTTTGGATGCATTGGGTTTGTAAGTAGTTTACATATCATCTCCAGCTGGGAGATTTATGCGCAGGGATTCTTCGCATGCCAGGTATGCATTTCAAGATTAACGAGCGTTGCCTATATTTCCAACCCCCAAAAGTGCGGATAACTCCACCCATCCCCCCCTAAACTCCAGTC contains:
- a CDS encoding DinB family protein, whose amino-acid sequence is MSRLDHIILMASYNTEMNAKLYAAAAQISAEEIQADKGAYFTSILGTLNHIVVADTVWLKRFAAHPSQHLSLAPMQALPSPERLDQLLFTDLPSLTEHRHWLDGVINAWAKSLTEADLSHVLHYANMKGIAANKNFFSLVMHFFNHQTHHRGQATTLLSQQGIDVGVTDLLELIPNQAAE
- a CDS encoding antibiotic biosynthesis monooxygenase → MPYVLIIHEVESYPAWKAVFDQAADIRKSAGEISYQLLRYDNDANNIVHFSQWSTLDNARRFFESPELVEIRKKAGVKAPEFIYLQAIEQGVL
- a CDS encoding PIN domain protein is translated as MLLYLDNCCFNRPYDDQSSANIFLETQAKLYIQENILNGKYQLVWSYILQYENDQNPYINHKLEIHKWKQQASQLVSASTEIIVRAKNYQTIGMHAKDALHCACAVSVNADYFITTDKQLIKAGKKLAELKVINPLSFIQEEVSS